GGATAGAAGCGAACGATGAACCGGCACCGGCGCCTGCTGCTCCAAAGCCAGAGCTTAAACGTCAATCAGCGCCGATAGCGGAGCCTAAGCTTCAGATTCCACCTCTGCCTTCAGCTACACCTTCACCTGTATCACCTCCACCGATCAATCTCAACCTGAAGAAAATCGAACTCAAGAAAAAAGGTGATTCGATTAACCTGAAGAAATCAGCTGGTGGTTTGGGCGAATTGCTAATTAACCTCAACTGGAATCAGAAGCAGGGTGGAGGGCTTTTTAGTCGTAAAAACGGTGTGGATTTAGATCTTGCTTGTCTATATGAGCTGAAGAATGGCAGTAAGGGAGTAGTTCAAGCGCTAGGTAATGCTTTTGGCTCGTTAAACCAGCCTCCTTATGTCATGCTTGATGGAGATGATCGAACAGGCTCTGTAACAACCGGTGAGAATCTACGGATTAATGGTAGTAAAATTGCCGAAATTGAACGAATTCTAATTTTTTCTTTTATTTATAAAGGCGTTACCAATTGGTCAGAAGCTGACGGTGTTGTCACGATTACCCAGAGTGGTGGACCCGATATTATTGTCAATATGGACGAGCATAACAATCGCAAAGGCATGTGTGCTATCGCATTATTCCGGAATGTGAGTAATGAGACATTCAGTGTTGAACGGCTGGTCCAGTATTACAGTGGTCATCGGGAAATTGATGAAGCTTATGGATGGGGACTGCGCTGGGTTGCTGGCAGTAAATAAACGATTTTTCCGGAGGCGCGAGTGTAATGGATTGGTTCGCTGATTTTTTTAGAAATATTAGTGAGAACTACGGTCATTTTTTCTCATGGAGCGATGTGGTAGGTACGCTCTCTGACCCGGTTAGCTGGGGCATTATTGGTAGCTTAGTTCTGCTGGAAGGGCTGCTCTCTGCAGATAATGCGCTTGTGCTCGCCGTCATGGTTAAGCATTTACCTAAAGAACAACAGAAGAAGGCACTCTTTTACGGTATTATAGGAGCTTATGTATTCAGATTTTTGGCTATCGGTCTCGGGACATTTCTTATCAAATTCATGTTGGTTAAGGTTCTCGGTGCAGCATATCTCTTTTATATCGCTTATAGCGGGTTATTTAAGGGCGGTGGCGATGACAAGATTGAGAATAAAGGCTTCTCTTTTTGGAAGACGGTTCTCCTTGTTGAATTAATGGATATTGCTTTCAGTATTGATAGTGTCATCGCTGCATTTGGAGTTAGCAACCAGGTTTGGGTGCTCTTTATGGGTGGTATAATAGGCGTTCTGATGATGCGGGGAGTAGCGCAATTATTCTTGAAGCTCATTGATAAAATTCCGGAACTAGAGCGTGCTGCTTTTGCGCTTATTGCCATTATTGCTGGTAAAATGCTCGCAGGCGCTTTTGGATACGAAATGCCACATGTATTATTCTTCTCAATTATTATTCTTGTATTCGGTGGTACGATACTTTACAGCGTACTGCGTAAGAAAAAAGAAGCTCAAAGAAATGCACGATTTTAAAGTTAGTTGAACACCTGCTTTCAGGTAATCGTATATGTTTATAGCGTAGGCCTTCACTTATATATGAGAGAACCGGATAGGGTATAGCTGGTTCTGCCACTCTCTATAGGAGAGGCCTATGTTTGTTTTGCTTGGCTTCGCAAAACTATAAGGGGGAACCATCTTGAGATACTTCGATTACCTGACGAAAGAACAAGAAATAGCCTTATTTTATAATCCTCCGATTTCATTTAACCATACTACGAGCAAGGA
The window above is part of the Paenibacillus sp. FSL K6-0276 genome. Proteins encoded here:
- a CDS encoding TerD family protein, which encodes MGITVVKGQKVDLTKGHPGLDSLIVEIGWQSPSSLEIDTSAFLLGAQGKVSKDEDLIFYNNPSTPYIRYKEVPTSNNLKQFDVELNKVPSDVMKLAFTLTIYDGEKRSQSFRQVNQAYFRILNQVTGAELLRCDLENHFSVETAVVVGELYRYNGEWKFSAIAAGFAGGLQELCRNFGIEANDEPAPAPAAPKPELKRQSAPIAEPKLQIPPLPSATPSPVSPPPINLNLKKIELKKKGDSINLKKSAGGLGELLINLNWNQKQGGGLFSRKNGVDLDLACLYELKNGSKGVVQALGNAFGSLNQPPYVMLDGDDRTGSVTTGENLRINGSKIAEIERILIFSFIYKGVTNWSEADGVVTITQSGGPDIIVNMDEHNNRKGMCAIALFRNVSNETFSVERLVQYYSGHREIDEAYGWGLRWVAGSK
- a CDS encoding TerC family protein, giving the protein MDWFADFFRNISENYGHFFSWSDVVGTLSDPVSWGIIGSLVLLEGLLSADNALVLAVMVKHLPKEQQKKALFYGIIGAYVFRFLAIGLGTFLIKFMLVKVLGAAYLFYIAYSGLFKGGGDDKIENKGFSFWKTVLLVELMDIAFSIDSVIAAFGVSNQVWVLFMGGIIGVLMMRGVAQLFLKLIDKIPELERAAFALIAIIAGKMLAGAFGYEMPHVLFFSIIILVFGGTILYSVLRKKKEAQRNARF